The sequence TTGTTGCAATAGATAAGTATGAGAGCAGGCTTAAGTCCTTAAGGAAAAATCTTGAGCGCCTTGGTATTACCAACGTCAGGACCTTAGAGGCCGACGCATTAAGGTATGAAGATGAGCCTTTTGACCGTGTCTTGCTGGATACACCGTGCTCGGGGATGGGGACGCTGTCGAAGAAGCCGGACATCAAATGGAAAAGAGATCCCTCTGATATCAGAAACCTGAACGCCCTGCAGTCTGAGCTCCTGGAGAAGGCGGCTTCCCTGGTTAAGGCCGGAGGGGCATTAGTCTACAGCACCTGTACAATTGAGCCTGATGAAAACTTTGAAATAGTAAGCCGCTTCCTTTCAACACATCCGGAATTTGTAATTAACAGGAATTGCGGCGCGGTTCCTGAGGAACTGATAGATGAAAACGGGTGTCTTCAGACACTGCCGCATGTAAACAATACTGACGGCGCCTTTGCATGCAGGATGGACAGGGTTGGTTGATTTGGCTGGCAAATGTTGCCAATTTTTCTCATAATTGCATATCTATTATAAAAAGTTTTTAATATTTTAATAATGAACAATTAAAAGTTGTATTACATGGGTCACTAATGATGAGAAAATTAGCAGAGGAATTGAAAGAAAACAGGCTGAAGCAGGAAATTACGCTTCAGCAGATGTTTGTTAAGACACGTATAAGCATAAAATACCTTGAAGCTATTGAAAATGGTAATTTTGAGGTGCTGCCTGAGGTATATCTGAAGGCTTTTATTAAATCATATGCTGCCGCAGTTGGCATGGACGAAGAGGCTGTAATCCGGAAATTTGAGGCTGCAAAAGGCGGTCACGAATACCAGGAACGGCAGGAAGAGGAAACTCACCATGCTCAGAGGGAGGAAAGACCACCGCAGCAGCCAAAGCACCCCAAAAAAGAATATCATTCTATCGATACATCTGCCCCGCTGTCTGAGGACGACTCCTTGTCTCAACAGTCAGGCAGAGGTAATCTGATTGTTGCAGGAATAGGTATTCTGCTTTTTATTGTGATTGTAGCTGCTTACTTCATGTTCTTCCATCATTCTTCAAAGGAAATAGTTACAGAAAAGCCTTATGAGGAATATATTGAGAACAATAAACCTAAGACCGACAGCCTTGCAGCTACTGCTCCAGCGCAGACGGCTCCTCAGTCTGCATCAAATGACAGTCTTACCTTAAAGGTAAAAACCAAAGATCTTACGTGGGTTAAGATTACAGCAGACAGTACACGCGTAAGCGAATTTAACCTTCAGCCCAACACGGAAAAGGACATAAAGGCCAGGAGAAATTTCAAAGTAATTCTTGGAAACTCCGGTTCCGTTGAGCTGATGTTAAATAATAATCCGCTCAGTTTCTCTGGCGGCAAGGGAACTGTAAGAGTGCTTAGAATTGATTCAAGCGGAGTAGCTTCTTCGAGAGCCGTCAAATCATCAAAAGACAAGAATGAGTAATATCGCCCAGAAAAGAATTGAAGAACTCATAGAACTGATACGGGAACATGATTACAAGTATTATGTTCTCGCCGAGCCTTCCATAAGCGATTATGATTATGATATGCTCGTTAAAGAGCTCCAGAGTCTTGAGGAGGAGAATCCAGAGCTGATATCTCCTGACTCTCCGACGCAGAGGGTCGGGCGTGACCTGACCAGGGAATTTAAGCCCGTTACGCATATTGTACCGATGCTGAGCCTTGCAAACACGTACAGCGAAAAAGAGCTCCTGGATTTTGACAGGCGTGTCAGAGAAGGCCTACCGAAGGGCGAAAACGTGGAATACGTTGTGGAAATGAAAATTGACGGCGTTTCGGTGAGCCTGAGGTATGAAAAAGGCGTCCTTATAACTGCAGCTACGCGCGGCGACGGCACGATCGGCGAAGAAATTACGGCTAATGCCAAGACGATCAAGTCTGTTCCCCTGCGCCTGAAAAGAGAGTTTGTTACAGATCACAGGCTGGATAATATTGAGGTCAGAGGGGAAATATATATAGAGATAGAGCACTTCAGGAAGCTTAACCGTGAGCGCGAGGAAAGAGGCGAAAAACTCTTTGCAAATCCAAGAAATCTTGCGGCCGGTACAATAAAGCTCCAGGATCCGAAGCTTGTTGCC comes from Ignavibacteria bacterium and encodes:
- a CDS encoding DUF4115 domain-containing protein encodes the protein MMRKLAEELKENRLKQEITLQQMFVKTRISIKYLEAIENGNFEVLPEVYLKAFIKSYAAAVGMDEEAVIRKFEAAKGGHEYQERQEEETHHAQREERPPQQPKHPKKEYHSIDTSAPLSEDDSLSQQSGRGNLIVAGIGILLFIVIVAAYFMFFHHSSKEIVTEKPYEEYIENNKPKTDSLAATAPAQTAPQSASNDSLTLKVKTKDLTWVKITADSTRVSEFNLQPNTEKDIKARRNFKVILGNSGSVELMLNNNPLSFSGGKGTVRVLRIDSSGVASSRAVKSSKDKNE